The window TATTTAAGGTAAAActtcatataaaaaaatatacatatatttacTTATAATTGAATCATCCTACTTAAGGGTTAACAATTTACCTTTAATGTTTAGGGTGCCGTTGGTGTGTTAGATGGAACCCTCATTCCTACATGTATCCCGATAGATAAACAAATACCTTacagaggaagaggaaggggtGAATGTGCTCAGAACGTTATGGCCATTTGtgactttaatatgatttttacatATGTCATAGCTGGATGGGAAGGGGTGGCACATGATTCAATGGTACTTATGGATGCTGTACTTGATCTAACAAAGAAATTTTCATTGCCCCCTCCTGGTAATATTTAATATACTTTTTCATATAACTTGGTAAAATTATAACTTGAAATTTTGCTAAACTGTCATTTGTTTTTATGTAGATAAATATTATCTTGTTGATGCTGCTTACACTCACACAAGAGGATTTATGGCACCATACCGTAATGTTCGGTATTGGTTGGGTGACTTTCGTAGTGGTGGGCGGCCTACTAGTaaagaagaagtttttaatcatatgcATGCAAAGTTACGGAATGTAATCGAAAGGTCTTTTGGTGTGTTGAAGGCGCGTTTTGCAATTTTGAAGCGGATGGCACCATATTCCTTCCCGACGCAAAGAGACATAGTTATTGCATGCATGACACTACACAACTACATCAGAAAAGAATCCATCTCCGATCCACTCTTCCaacaatacaatgatgaaaatgttctttCAGAGATGAATATCAAATCAGAGAATGATATGCCTGAAGTGGAAggagtatttggaaactttgaacaaactattatgtccaatatgcgagaagaaattgccgctacacttatacatgcaaatcattaattttttttatctatttttatgaataatgatattttaattttctattaagtactttatagtttatttgaattcaatagaataattttattttcatttaataaaaaataatttctttataatgtaaagcaTTTCAAAACAGGAGAGATaggggtaaatgtgtcaaattaacatatttcagacatttcaaatgtttgttaacaaacagattgtttcaaattcagtacttaattttcagacttcagccatagttaccaaacaagttttttgacttcagatttcagattcaggcttcagatttcagattcaggctttagacttcagatttaacaaacggggcctgagttactcagtacgcaaaccGCTTCCATTTAACAtctccgttatacttcttattaaatgtactttttttaatatattaaaaaaaatcggTGTTGTGGCACTTacggtgacgtggaccaatgaaaacgTTGGAGTCAGGGAGTTCCTGACTCCAGGAAACAGCGGATCCACACTCTTGTATTTCTATTTATTTCCTTTAGTCAGAAATTTATGCACCACTGGCATTCATACTACGACACCAATTGCCACATGAAAACCTATTCGAGCCTTTAGGAGACTCCTTTACATTCTTATCCTTAAAAAGACCCATTGAAAGGCACCACCCAAGAATTACAAAAAATTTGCCTACCTAGGTTGGGAAGTATATCACTAAGGAAACTATTGTAGTTAAGAAGCCATAGTTGCATTTGTACAAAGTACGCTCTTGCCACATTATaaaatgtgtgtgtgtaaacAGTCTCGTAAGCGTGCACTCGATTATGCTTTGAGGTCAGCTTCTTCTATGGGTCCAAACTAAATGGTGTAGATTCTCCCTATTATGGGTGAGGGTGTCTATAGATGTCCCTCTTTGATAGAAGTTGAGTGCAACtgaaattccaaatcaagtggaTATCACACAATTCTGATTAAGTGTAAATAGTAATAAAGTCCATTCCAACCAAAGTGA is drawn from Magnolia sinica isolate HGM2019 chromosome 5, MsV1, whole genome shotgun sequence and contains these coding sequences:
- the LOC131246993 gene encoding uncharacterized protein LOC131246993, producing the protein MAICDFNMIFTYVIAGWEGVAHDSMVLMDAVLDLTKKFSLPPPDKYYLVDAAYTHTRGFMAPYRNVRYWLGDFRSGGRPTSKEEVFNHMHAKLRNVIERSFGVLKARFAILKRMAPYSFPTQRDIVIACMTLHNYIRKESISDPLFQQYNDENVLSEMNIKSENDMPEVEGGNLVERGKLDVGFREKSLLWDEIDYQDIHIWRVKDKPNQEVVAG